A genomic stretch from Erigeron canadensis isolate Cc75 chromosome 9, C_canadensis_v1, whole genome shotgun sequence includes:
- the LOC122582212 gene encoding RRP15-like protein, with product MAEIVEKQESVGRKRKIGQKKGSKGKKKMRVFQGNDKKVKKMDAKTKRLFRKRVRDYNSDNSDDDNDVEQEENNNNNNNNNKKKPVSANRVKFEKKKEVLVENKEDDDANDGEEEVGDDVEEAVVAPRVKFEKKKKKRVENEENDDDEDEDDDDEIGDDFGDDDEEGVVVEHGFMKFSEGSASFKKAFKKIVKRSGTEDEVLGPVLSAHKNFVVKKLAEEAAEKKVKGDAKKEKILLGEKGHVKPDAFSVSYEKTLIGVATKGVVKLFNAVNMAQASQKGLNPLRAKDAKVIQKRKKEAFFSELGKRSSESDSKAGTSGSTGDGEGPSWAPLRDNYMLTTPNLKDWNKAADASEAVDDFGRQEDSSSDDEED from the exons ATGGCTGAAATAGTTGAAAAGCAAGAAAGTGTTGGAAGGAAGAGAAAAATAGGGCAAAAAAAGGGTAGTAAAggaaagaagaaaatgagagtGTTTCAAGGTAAtgataaaaaggttaaaaaaatggATGCTAAAACCAAGAGACTTTTTAGGAAAAGAGTACGCGATTATAATTCTGATAATAGTGACGACGATAATGATGTCGAACaagaagaaaataataataataataataataataataagaaaaagccCGTCTCTGCTAATCGGGTgaagtttgaaaagaaaaaggaagttCTTGTTGAAAATAAGGAGGATGATGATGCTAATGACGGTGAAGAAGAAGTCGGTGATGATGTCGAGGAAGCGGTTGTGGCTCCTCGAGTGAAGtttgaaaagaagaagaaaaagcgTGTTGAAAATGAGGAGAACGATGATGACGAGGATGAGGATGACGACGACGAAATTGGGGATGATTTTGgggatgatgatgaggagggTGTGGTAGTTGAACATGGGTTTATGAAGTTTTCTGAAGGATCCGCGTCTTTTAAAAAAGCGTTTAAGAAAATTGTAAAGAGAAGTGGTACAGAAGATGAGGTTTTG GGTCCTGTATTATCTGCTCACAAGAATTTTGTAGTAAAAAAGCTTGCTGAAGAGGCTGCTGAAAAGAAAGTTAAGGGGGACGcgaaaaaggaaaaaatctTG TTAGGGGAGAAAGGACATGTAAAGCCTGACGCTTTCTCAGTATCATATGAAAAAACTCTTATAGGAGTTGCTACTAAAGGAG TTGTCAAGTTATTTAATGCG GTTAACATGGCTCAAGCTTCACAAAAAGGTTTGAATCCATTAAGGGCAAAAGACGCTAAAG TGATTCAAAAACGAAAGAAAGAAGCCTTCTTTTCTGAGCTAGGCAAACGTTCATCCGAGTCAGATTCTAAG GCTGGCACAAGTGGAAGTACAGGTGATGGAGAAGGTCCTAGTTGGGCTCCTTTACGTGATAACTATATGCTTACAACTCCAAATTTAAAGGATTGGAATAAGGCAGCT GATGCCTCTGAAGCTGTGGATGATTTTGGAAGACAAGAAGATagttcatctgatgatgaagaagattaG
- the LOC122582976 gene encoding cytochrome b561 and DOMON domain-containing protein At4g17280-like gives MGYGLRGIILSLTIVTTLFSPSFAKTCATYAFASNKVFSACNDLPVLNSFLHYTYNPSSKTLKIAYRHTNVGLSRWISWAINPTSEGMVGSQAIVAFQQDDGKMKVYTSSIRSYTTRLQEGDLSFPVSDLSATYTKNEIIIFATLGLHNLSTNLNQLWQDGQVSRNSPMAHDTSGNNTKSMGTLNVLGHSRSASGIAGSGSKTKKRNIHGVLNAISWGIMMPLGAIMARYIRVFGSADPAWFYLHVTCQTSAYIIGVAGWATGLQLGSQSPGIQFTTHRIIGVILFFVATLQVIALLVRPKKDHKYRIFWNIYHHSLGYGVIVLGIINIFKGFDILNPDMKWKRFYTGIIVILAAVALVLEVYTWFVVVKRKQAAKTEKMSNGRNGHHGYI, from the exons ATGGGGTATGGGTTAAGAGGAATAATTTTGTCACTAACTATAGTGACAACTTTGTTTTCACCATCATTTGCTAAAACATGTGCAACCTATGCATTTGCCAGCAACAAAGTATTTAGTGCTTGCAATGACCTCCCGGTTTTGAACTCTTTTCTCCATTACACATATAACCCATCATCCAAAACACTGAAAATCGCATACCGCCATACGAATGTTGGTCTGTCGCGATGGATCTCATGGGCCATTAATCCAACTTCTGAAGGCATGGTTGGGTCACAAGCAATTGTAGCTTTCCAACAAGATGATGGGAAGATGAAGGTGTACACATCATCTATTAGAAGCTATACAACGCGGTTGCAAGAAGGAGACTTGAGTTTTCCGGTTTCTGACCTGTCTGCAACATAtacaaaaaatgaaattattatttttgcGACTCTGGGTCTACATAATCTGAGTACCAACCTGAATCAACTTTGGCAAGATGGTCAAGTTTCAAGAAATTCTCCTATGGCTCATGATACTTCTGGTAATAATACTAAGTCTATGGGTACGCTAAACGTTCTTGGCCATTCTCGGAGTGCATCAGGAATTGCAGGAAGCGGTTCTAAAACTAAGAAACGAAAC ATCCATGGTGTACTAAATGCAATAAGTTGGGGCATTATGATGCCTCTAGGAGCTATAATGGCAAGATACATTCGGGTTTTTGGGTCAGCTGACCCTGCTTGGTTTTACCTCCATGTTACTTGTCAAACCTCTGCATACATCATTGGAGTCGCGGGCTGGGCCACTGGACTTCAACTAGGTAGCCAGTCTCCGGGTATCCAATTCACAACTCACAGAATCATCGGTGTCATCCTCTTTTTTGTGGCTACCCTCCAG GTAATTGCTTTGCTTGTAAGGCCAAAAAAGGATCACAAATACAGAATCTTTTGGAACATCTACCACCATTCACTCGGCTATGGGGTTATCGTTCTCGGAATCATTAACATATTCAAAGGTTTCGATATCTTGAACCCGGATATGAAATGGAAGAGATTTTACACCGGGATCATCGTAATCTTAGCAGCAGTAGCATTGGTGTTGGAAGTTTACACATGGTTTGTTGTTGTCAAGAGAAAACAAGCTGCTAAAACAGAGAAAATGAGTAATGGTAGAAATGGCCATCATGGATATATATAG
- the LOC122583050 gene encoding inositol transporter 4-like, producing the protein MEGGVVKPNQTEFTECFKTIWRTPYIMLLALSAGIGGLLFGYDTGVISGASLYIRDDFQYVERHTWLQETIVSTAVAGAIVGAAFGGWMNDRFGRKKSIMYADFLFLLGSLIMALAPNPWVIIVGRLFVGLGVGIVSMTSPLYISEASPARIRGALVSTNGLLLTLGQFLSYLINLAFAKTPGNWRWMLGVAGVPPLVQFILMCFLPESPRWLYRQDKKREAREILEKIYPSNEVDEEMKALQSSVKTEKEIEEPMGDSVFSKVKSAWSNKVVRRGLYAGITVQVAQQFVGINTVMYYSPTIVQLAGFSSNRTALALSLVTTGLNTVGTFLSMLCVDRFGRRRLMIVSMLGIITCLVALSIMFFQASVHAPQVSLVESGHFGVNMTCSDFKTSPDHASWNCMTCLRAPSNCAFCANRDNIYNPGACLSVDKVTRGTCKAQHRTWYTYGCPSKFGIFTVLFLGLYILSYAPGIGSVPWIVNSEIYPLRYRGTGGGIAAVSNWVSNLIISETFLTLTEVLGSAGTFLLFAGFSTLGLVAIFFLVPETKGLQFEEVEQMLEKGYRPTFCCSKNDDSKSDF; encoded by the exons ATGGAAGGAGGTGTGGTAAAGCCAAATCAAACCGAGTTTACAGAGTGCTTTAAGACTATTTGGCGTACACCATATATAATGTTGCTTGCGCTTAGTGCTGGAATTGGAGGTCTACTATTTGGTTATGATACTG GGGTTATTTCCGGGGCCTCTCTATATATTCGAGACGATTTTCAGTATGTTGAGAGACACACTTGGTTGCAA GAAACTATCGTTAGCACAGCTGTGGCTGGAGCTATCGTTGGTGCGGCATTTGGTGGATGGATGAATGATAGATTTGGGAGAAAAAAGTCAATAATGTATGCAGACTTTCTGTTCTTGCTTGGGTCATTAATCATGGCTCTAGCTCCAAACCCGTGGGTCATAATAGTTGGAAGACTTTTTGTTGGTTTGGGTGTTGGAATAGTCTCCATGACATCACCGTTATATATCTCTGAAGCTTCTCCGGCTCGAATCAGAGGTGCACTTGTTAGCACTAATGGTTTACTGCTTACTCTCGGACAGTTCTTATCATACCTCATCAATTTAGCATTTGCTAAG ACACCTGGAAATTGGCGGTGGATGCTTGGAGTTGCTGGAGTTCCACCCTTGGTGCAATTCATTTTGATGTGCTTTCTTCCCGAGTCTCCTAGATGGCTGTATCGCCAG GATAAGAAAAGGGAGGCTAGGGAGATCCTGGAAAAGATTTATCCATCTAACGAAGTAGATGAAGAAATGAAGGCCTTGCAATCATCTGTAAAAAccgaaaaagaaattgaagaaccCATGGGAGATAGTGTTTTTTCAAAGGTGAAGAGTGCATGGAGTAACAAGGTTGTCAGAAGAGGCCTATATGCCGGCATCACTGTTCAAGTTGCACAACAATTCGTTGGAATAAACACTGTCATGTACTACAGTCCCACTATTGTGCAACTTGCAGGATTTTCCTCAAACAGAACAGCCTTAGCGTTATCGTTAGTTACTACTGGACTTAATACAGTTGGTACCTTTTTAAGTATGTTGTGTGTTGATAGGTTTGGAAGGAGACGGTTGATGATCGTTTCAATGCTTGGAATCATTACTTGCCTCGTTGCTTTATCTATAATGTTTTTTCAAGCTTCTGTTCATGCCCCTCAAGTTAGTCTAGTGGAGTCGGGTCATTTTGGGGTTAACATGACATGTTCAGATTTTAAAACATCCCCAGATCACGCATCTTGGAACTGCATGACTTGCCTTAGAGCTCCCTCTAACTGTGCTTTTTGCGCCAATAGAGATAATATA TATAATCCCGGGGCATGTTTGTCTGTGGACAAAGTCACACGAGGCACATGTAAAGCACAACATCGTACATGGTACACCTATGGTTGCCCAAGCAAGTTTGGGATTTTCACAGTTTTATTCCTTGGGTTATACATTTTATCTTACGCTCCCGGAATAGGAAGTGTGCCTTGGATCGTGAACTCTGAGATATACCCATTACGATACAGAGGCACAGGTGGTGGAATTGCAGCAGTTTCAAACTGGGTTTCAAATCTCATTATAAGTGAAACGTTCCTAACACTAACAGAAGTGTTAGGTTCTGCTGGAACGTTTCTTCTCTTTGCAGGGTTCTCGACTCTAGGACTTGTTGCAATATTTTTCCTTGTTCCGGAAACTAAAGGGTTGCAATTTGAGGAGGTTGAACAGATGCTAGAAAAAGGATATCGACCAACGTTTTGTTGCAGCAAAAATGACGATTCTAAATCTGATTTTTAG